Part of the Mycolicibacterium mengxianglii genome is shown below.
GGGTAGTGGAAAGGGGCGTCCTCGATGGTGTTGGCGTTCCATGTGCCGGTTGCTGGACCGATGGCCACTTGGGAGGCCAGTCAGCCCACTCGGCCCGCGCTAAGCGATTGCCGAGCAGACGTCGATTACGAACGACGACATTGTCGGACCTGGGGAGCGGACTCGACGCTCTGGGAATCTGCCTGACGCAGCGCGAGGGCACCCGGCTCGGACACGCCGTAACAGGTTGGATCACAAGTGATTCAGAGATGTCTCTGGGGCAGTCGACTCGTTGCCAGAACGCCTCATGGCCGGGGGCGGCGGTGCACGTGGACGGGGTGTGAATTGCCAATACTGCTGCGGCACTGGATCGTTCACTGTCCGAGCTGCCCACCGACGTGGGTGTGGACGTCGTGTCGCTCGGTGGCCACAAAACGGACTGCTCTTCGCAGAAGCCGTTGTGGTGCTCCATCCGCAACGTTGCACGGGTCTGAGGTGCATGTGGGAAATTACGGTGCCACCCGCGTCGAAGATGCGGTATATTTCGGCGCAGTTCATAGCATTGCTCGAAGGTGATCTTTGGCTCCTGGCCGCGCGGCGCGCCAATCAGCGAGCGGCACTGTTGCGCAAACTCGTCGAGGACCTTCCAGGAGTGAACGTCACCCAGCCAGCACCGGCCAACGCCGTTTTCGCGATTGTGACGCCTAAGGTAGAGAAGAAACTTCGGCGAATAGCCGACTACCAGTACTGGAGTCCTGGCACCGGCGAGGTGCGGTGGATGTGCTTTCACGAAAACAGTGATGAGACCGTGCACGGCTTCGCGGATGCGTTGAGTGACCTCATCAGAACGACCGCCCCCGACTGTATGAAAGCAGGGTAATGAGCAAACTTTTCATGCTCGATGACGGCGCGAGCGCCCTGGATCTGGCGCTGCGCGGTTTCGGCCGGCTACACAGCGACATCGTCACCGTGCTCAGCGACCCGGTCGCGGTGATCGCCAAGCAAAGATCACCGGGACGGCGGGTCGGACTGGTCTCCGGCGGTGGTTCCGGCCATGAGCCGCTGCACGGCGGATTCGTCGGAAGCGGGATGCTTGACGCAGCGGCTCCTGGTCGCGTCTTTGCTTCACCGCACAACCGGCAGGTGTACGCGGCCAGCCGGGAGGTCGCCGGCCCAGACGGTGTGTTGCACATCGTGAAGAACTACACCGGCGACCGCATCAACTTCGGGATCGCTGCCGAGCGGCTGGCCGGGGATGGCATCGCCGTGCGGCGGGTACTCGTCAATGACGACATCGCCACCGACAACGCCGATACCGGAACCGGGCGCCGTGGCACCGCCGCGACCGTACTGGTCGAGAAGATCCTCGGTGCAGCCGCCGATGACGGGATGAGCCTCGATGAGCTCGCCGTACTGGGACAGACGGTTGCGGAGTCCTGCTGCAGCCTGGGGGTCGCGGCCCGGGCGCAGAGCACTCTCCCTGACGGGGACACGGCTTTCGAACTCGGCCCCGACAAGCTGGAGTACGGCGTCGGCATCCACGGCGAACGCGCCGCGGAAACGGTCGATCGCCCACCGTTGCCCGAACTGGTCGACAGGATGTGCACCGACATCCTGGCGAAGATGCCGGATGACGGCCAGGAAGTAGGGGTGCTCATCAACGGGCTGGGATCTGCGACGCAGCTCGAGTTGTACAGCGTTTTCGCCCAGGTCACCGAGCACCTCGACTCCCGTAGCGAGCGGATCTGTGCCTCGCTCGTCGGCACTTTTGTGCCCGCTCTGGATATGCACGGCTTTTCGATCACCCTCGCGCGGCTGCGGCCCGAATGGCTTGAATGGCTGAGCCGCCCAGTTCTTACTCCCTTTCCCCTTACGGTGGTGACTTATGTTTGACGGACTCCGAGTTCTGCACCGGTACGCCGATCTCGTTGCTGAATGGCACGACGGCCTGACTGCGCTGGACCGCCAGGCCGGTGACGGGGACTTCGGCGACAACCTGCGAGAAGGTCTCACGCTCGCCCTGGTTGAGCTCGACAAGCCGCACAGCGAACAGCTCAACGACTTCCAGATCGCCGCGGAAGTGTTTCTCGATCATGTCGGCGGAACCAGCGGACCTCTCTTCGGCCTGCTGTTCCGGGGCATCGGCAGTCACGCCGACTTGGCGGAAGGCGTGGCCGAGGGATTGGCCGCGATTCAACGAGTCGGTGAAGCGAAGGTGGGTGACCGAACCCTCGTCGACGCACTGGCACCTGCTGCCGATGCGCTCGCCGGCGGCAAATCTCATGTCGAGGCTGCCGAGGCGGCGATCGCCGGTGCGGCTGCCACTGCTACCCAGCGGCCGAGGATGGGACGTGCCAGTTACGTCGGTGAACGCGCGTACGGCCACGCGGATGCGGGTGCAGTGGGGGTGGCGATGCTGTTCGTGGCCTTGTGCGGGGATGACGCCGCGGCCGCCGGACTTTCGCTGGACGACCTTCTGCCGTCCTGATCTCGTCCCGAGACTCATCTCGCTCGGGGTTGCGGGGTGGCTTTGCCGGACGTCAGCCCTGCTCGTCGCGCCATTTCAGCATCTTCTCCACCGTGGAGAAATCGTAACCATCTGCGGTAGGCCAGATCTCAGTGAGAAACAGCGTTGCGCCGGCGGCCAAGTACTCTTCTGCACTGCGTTCGTCCCGCCAGTTCACTGAACGCTCTATGTCACCGTCGGCGCGTTCCGATTCTTCGGCCAGCTCGGCGAGCCGGGCCGTGGCGAGGCGGTAGTCATCGATCGGCAGCAGGGAGTGCCACACATCGGCGTGACGCGCGACAGCGGGCAGTGTGCGCTTCACACCGGAGCCGCCGATCAGGATGGGAATGTCGCGCACTGGAGCGGGATTCAGCTGCCTGAGCCGGTTCTCGATCCGCAACAGGTTCTCATCGAACAGGTCCAGCCGCGATTTCACGGTACCGAAGTCGAATCCGTATGAGGTGTAGTCCGTTTCGTACCAGCCCGCACCCACGCCGAGAATCACTCGGCCGCCGCTGATGTGGTCGACGGTGCGGGCCATGTCAGCGAGCAGGTCAGGGTTGCGGTAGCCGATCCCGGTGACGAGCAGGCCGATCTCGGCCCGCGTGGTGATTTCACCCCACGACGCCAGTGCAGTCCAGCCCTCGAAGTTGTGTACGTTCTCGTGCACGTCGGCGAAGGCGGCGTTGCCATCGACGAGCTTCGCGAATTTTGGTGCGTGAAAGTGGTCGTATCCGAAGATCACGTCAGTACTCAGTTCGTCGGCATACATCACCGCGTGGCGCCACGTCCGATAATCGGGCGCTCCCGCCGGCATCAGTTGTACGCCGACTCGAATCGGTCGCGACATCGATCGTCTCCTCGGTTGAGTATGGCTGTGCCAACGCCGCCCCCCGTCGTTTATTCCCAGGCGGCGCCGACAGCTTTCCGCCGGTTACCCGGCATCATTGTGGCCATCGCTGGTTCAGCAGCGGTGCGCCAGGACGTGGACTCCTGGAAAGCGGTGAATGGCGTCGGGGCGGTTGACGATCCGCCACTTTTCGGCGAAGCCGGTGTCAGCGAGTACGCGGCTGAGTTCGTCGGGGTGCCAGCGCCACGCCGGAGCCACCGCGTGGTCGAACGGCGTAGCCGCGCCGGGTGTGTCGGACGACTGCGACGCGATGAGTACCGGTGTTTCCGGACGAAGTCGACCTGCCCACAATCGCAGGATGTCGCTGACTTGATCGGGTGGGATGTGTATCAGGCTGAACCGGGCGATCACCGCAGAGATGGGTCCGGTGACACCTGCCATGGTTGCGTCGGTGTCGATGAAGTCCAGGTGGGGGTAGTTTCGGCGCGCGATGGCGAGCATGGCCGGGCTCGGGTCACAT
Proteins encoded:
- a CDS encoding dihydroxyacetone kinase subunit DhaK produces the protein MSKLFMLDDGASALDLALRGFGRLHSDIVTVLSDPVAVIAKQRSPGRRVGLVSGGGSGHEPLHGGFVGSGMLDAAAPGRVFASPHNRQVYAASREVAGPDGVLHIVKNYTGDRINFGIAAERLAGDGIAVRRVLVNDDIATDNADTGTGRRGTAATVLVEKILGAAADDGMSLDELAVLGQTVAESCCSLGVAARAQSTLPDGDTAFELGPDKLEYGVGIHGERAAETVDRPPLPELVDRMCTDILAKMPDDGQEVGVLINGLGSATQLELYSVFAQVTEHLDSRSERICASLVGTFVPALDMHGFSITLARLRPEWLEWLSRPVLTPFPLTVVTYV
- a CDS encoding DAK2 domain-containing protein is translated as MFDGLRVLHRYADLVAEWHDGLTALDRQAGDGDFGDNLREGLTLALVELDKPHSEQLNDFQIAAEVFLDHVGGTSGPLFGLLFRGIGSHADLAEGVAEGLAAIQRVGEAKVGDRTLVDALAPAADALAGGKSHVEAAEAAIAGAAATATQRPRMGRASYVGERAYGHADAGAVGVAMLFVALCGDDAAAAGLSLDDLLPS
- a CDS encoding LLM class F420-dependent oxidoreductase; translation: MSRPIRVGVQLMPAGAPDYRTWRHAVMYADELSTDVIFGYDHFHAPKFAKLVDGNAAFADVHENVHNFEGWTALASWGEITTRAEIGLLVTGIGYRNPDLLADMARTVDHISGGRVILGVGAGWYETDYTSYGFDFGTVKSRLDLFDENLLRIENRLRQLNPAPVRDIPILIGGSGVKRTLPAVARHADVWHSLLPIDDYRLATARLAELAEESERADGDIERSVNWRDERSAEEYLAAGATLFLTEIWPTADGYDFSTVEKMLKWRDEQG
- a CDS encoding class I SAM-dependent methyltransferase, which encodes MTQPGYEALADRYAETFPGPFQSPIERHAVEAFVENIHATGVVVDVGCGLGHVTADIARRGLDVIGCDPSPAMLAIARRNYPHLDFIDTDATMAGVTGPISAVIARFSLIHIPPDQVSDILRLWAGRLRPETPVLIASQSSDTPGAATPFDHAVAPAWRWHPDELSRVLADTGFAEKWRIVNRPDAIHRFPGVHVLAHRC